The sequence GCGTGGCAGAGGGTGACCCGGTGGTCGCGGGCACGGTGCTGGCCACCCTGCGGGGCCGCAGCCGCAGCCTGGTCAGCGCCGAGCGCACCTCGCTCAATTTCCTGCAGACGCTGTCGGGCACCGCGACCACCACGGCGCGCTATGTGCAGGCCGTGGCCGGTACCGGCGCGCGCATCCTCGACACCCGCAAGACCCTGCCCGGCCTGCGCATCGCGCAGAAGTACGCCGTGCGTTGCGGCGGCGGCGACAACCACCGCATCGGCCTGTTCGACACGGTGATGCTCAAGGAAAACCATATCCGCGCCGCCGGCTCGCTGACCGCCGCGGTACACGCCGCCCGCGCGCAGCAGCCCAGCCTGCCGCTGGTGGTGGAAGTGGAAGACATGGAGCAGCTGCGCGAGGCCCTCGAGGTTGGCTGCGAACGCATCCTGATCGATGACTTCACCGCCGACATGCGTCGCGAAGCGGTGCGTATCGCCGCCGGTCGAATCCCGCTGGAAGTATCCGGCAGCGTCGACCTGGCCAGCGTGCGCGCCATTGCCGAAGATGGCGTGGACTGCATCTCGATTGGCGGCCTGACCAAGCATGTGCAGGCAATCGACCTGTCGCTGAAACTCGGCCCACCACCTGGCTGACTTCACGGCGCGGGAACGCCGACCTCTGCAAGGCTTGTGGCTCCCTGTCCACCCGTGCCTTGCAGATGCCATTCCGCCACCTTGCCCTCGGGCTGGTGCTGTGCGTGCTCGCAGTACCTGCCCTCGCTGCCGACGTCTGTGACCTGCCACCGCGCTACGGCCTCTCGGCCAGGGCGCAGGCCGTCATCCGCACCGCCTGCAACGAGCACCGGCTGTGGTATCGCAGCTTCATCGACCGCGAGGGCCGCATCGCGCGGCTGGAAGTCACCGAGGCCGAAGCGGTGGACCTGTCCGACCAGGGGATGATCGCGTGGCAGCGCGTGGCCAGTTACTGGCGCGAGGGCGGCACCCTGGGCGCGATGGCCGAAATTCCCGGCGCGTCCAGCTGCGAAGCCCCCTGGGGATCGCGTTACCTTGAATCGGACTGCCGCGCCTTCGTGCTGGACAACCCCTGGTCTGCCGCCTTCATTTCCTGGGTGATGGGCCGCGCCAGCGTGATGGGGTTCCAGGCGTCGCCGCGCCATATCGATTACATCCGCCAGGCCTTCAACCCCGCCCCCGGCGCCCCGTACCGGCTCGAGGACCCAGCCACCGGCAAGCCGGAGCCGGGCGACCTGCTGTGCTTCCTGCGCGATCGCGACCAGCCGCTGGGATATGCAGGCCTGCGCCAGGCGCTGGCCGAGGACCGCACTGCCAACTGGAAGACCCATTGCGATGTCGTCGTTGCCACCAACATCGGCGGGGACCGCACGGCCTACATCATTGGCGGCAACGTGATGAACACCGTGATGATGCGGATGCTGCCGCTGGATCGGGCCGGACGCCTGCAGCCCGCGACCGAGGGAACGGGTGCCGCCACCAGCGTGTTGCACGCGGAGTGCTCGCCGGGCCAGCCGCAACTGTGCGATCTCAACCGCAAGGACTGGGCGGCACTGCTGAAACTGCAGTCCACGATCCCGGCACAGCCTGCGCGATGAGCTGCCATGAGGGCCGTTGGCCGGGACGCTGTCGCCGCCCTTCCCTTCTACGCAGCCCGCCACCTAAAGTAGCGGCATGCCTAGTCTTATCCTGCTGATGATTGCCGGCGCCGCCGTTTACGGATTCTGGAATTCCTCGCGCGCGGCCGCCGAACGCGCCGGCGAACTCGGACGCAACGCCTGCCGTGCCGCCGACGTGCAGTGGCTGGACCAGGCTGTGCACGCCACACGGCTGCGCCTGTGCCGCCTGCCAAGCGGCTGGCTGGGTTTCGAGCGCACCTTCAACTTCGAATATTCGTATGACGGCATCGACCGCCACAGCGGCCGCATGGTCCTGCGTGGCGACGAGCTGGTGTCCTTTATCGGCCCGGGAGCCGCGCGCATCAGTCAGATCCGACGCGATACCGGGGACGCACAGGACCTCTGATTCGGCGCCCCGGACCAGCTCAGCCCCGAACAGGCATCCTGAAACGGAAAAACCGCGCCCCAGGGCGCGGTTTTTCATTGAGCCTTCCGGCACCGCAGCGCACCGCATCACGGTGCAGACAACTGACGTGCAGGCTACGGCTTACTTCACCACGCGCAGGTGCGGGCGCTTGCCCGGAGTCGGCGTGTCATCCGGCGTTGCCGGCGGATCCGGCGGCAGCTCGTCGTCCGGCGGCGTGGGATCGGAACCGTAGATGTCATCCGGCAGCGCCATGCCCTGCCCGGTCTCGCGCGCATACACCGCAAGCACGGCCTGGATCGGGACATGCACCGGGAAGCTGACACCGGAGAAGCGTGCGGTGAAGCTCACCGCCTCGTTGTCGATATGCAGGCGGACCACCGCCCGCTCGGCGATGTTCAGCACCACCCGGCCGTCCTTGACCGCGCTGGACGGCACCTGCACGCCCGGCATGCCCGCATCCACCAGGATGTGCGGGGTCAGGTCGTTGTCGTTGATCCACTCCACCAGCGCCCGCAGCAGGTAGGGGCGATGGCTGCTCATACGGAAAGTTTCTTCGCTCATGCGCCAAGTGTAAGCGCCGCGCGCGCCATCCGGGCGCGCGCATCACATCCAATCACTTTGCGTACAGCGTCAGGCCGGCAGGTCGCGCAGCTTGCGCTCCTGGTCGGTCAGGCTGCGGATGAAACCCGGGTTGCGGAAGATGCGGTTGCCGTAGTCCTCGATCGCCTTGCCATCCTTGGGCAGCGGAATGTCCAGCGACTGCAGGCGCCAGATGATCGGGGCCATCGCGCAGTCGGCCAGGCTCATCTCCGGGTTGAGGAAGAACTTGCTGGCCTTGAACAGCGGCACCGATGCAGTCAGCAGTTCCTTCAGGCGCTTGCGGCCGGCCTCGGCCTGGGTCTTGTTGCCCAGCTGGATGGCCTGGACCTCCGGCACCCAGTCATGCTCGATGCGCAACATCGCCAACCGCAGCCGCGCTCGCGACAGCGGATCGACCGGCATCAGTGGCGGATGCGGATAGCGCTCGTCCAGGTATTCGCTGACCACCGAGGCCGCGTACAGCACCAGCTCGCGTTCAACCAGGGTGGGCACCGAGTGGTAGGGATTGAGGTCGATCAGGTCCTCGGGTGGGTTCTGGGCATCGACCGGCACGAAGTCGTAGGTGACCCCCTTGGCGGCCAGCACCAGGCGGACCCGGTGGCACAGGACATCGTCGTTGGAGGAAAACAGGGTCAAGGTATTCCGCATACGCACACTCGCCGCCATTCAGAAGACTCTCCAACGGCCGGAATCCGCCGGCCGCATCGACGCCATCGGCCCACTGCCGATGGTCGTCACGGTCCCCGAGTGTGCAATCCGGCGCTGCCGGTGCCAAGGGTCAAAAGCTGGGTAGCTCCTGTCCGCCTCAGGCCATGCCACCCGGGACATCACTGTGTCAGTGCACGTCCTTCCAGTATTCCTTCTTGACCAGATAGGCCAGGAAGGTCAACAGCGCCAGGAACAGGATCACCCACACACCCAGTTGCTGGCGCTTGATCGCAGCCGGCTCGCCGGCGTATTCGAGGAAGTTGGTGATGTCGCGCACCGTCTGGTCGAACTCCTGCGCACTCTGCGTGCCTGCGGACTCGACCTTCAGGCCCAGCACCGGACGTTCCCCGGTGGACGCGTCCGGCTCACCGAACGCCGCGTGCTGCAACCCCTGCTGCTGCCACAGCGGATTGGGCATCGACGCGTTGGGGAACACCGTGTTGTTCCAACCCAGTGGGCGCGACTCGTCCAGGTAGAACGACTTGAGGTAGCTGTAGATCCAGTCGCTGCCACGCACCCGCGCGGTGAGCGAGAGATCCGGCGGCATCTTGCCGAACCACTTCTCCGCCTGCTCCTTCGGCATCGATACCTGGATCGGCTCGCCGACCGCGGCTCCGGTGAAGTTGAGGTGGGCCATCACCTCTTCCTCGCTCAGCCCCAGGTCCTCGGCCATGCGTGAGTAACGCAGGTACTTGAGCGAATGGCAGCCCGAGCAGTAGTTCATGTAGGCTTGGGCGCCACGCTGCAGCGAAGCGCGGTCACCCAGGTCATTGCCGGCCTGCATCAGGCTGCCACCGCCGGCGGCCGAGGCCATCCCGGAGAACAGCAGGGCGGCCACGCAGGCCAGCCGCACAATCCACGTGTCAGTCATGCGTCGTCACCCGTTCCGGAACCGGCTTGGTCTTGTCCAGCCTCGTCCACACCGGCATGGTGATGAAGAAGGCGAAGTACAGGAAGGTCAGCACGCGTCCGACCCAGGTTTCCCAGATGGCCGTGCCCGGACCTGAGCCGATCACGCCCAGCCAGACGAAGCACACCGCCAGCATGGCCAGCATCACCTTCGAGATCCAGCCACGGTAACGGATCGACTTGACCCTGGCCTTGTCCAGCCACGGCACCAGGAACAGGATCGCGATGGCCGAGAACATCACCAGCACGCCGCTGAGCTTGTGCGGCACCACGCGCAACATCGCGTAGTACGGCGTGTAGTACCACACCGGCTTGATGTGCTCCGGCGTCACCAGCCGGTTGGCCTCGGTGAAGTTGTCATGCTCCAGGAACAGGCCACCGAAGCCCGGTGCGAAGAAGATGATGAAGGCGGCCAGGATCAGCAGGAAACCGACGCCTACCATGTCCTTGACCGTGTAGTACGGGTGGAAGGGAATGCCGTCTGCCGGCTTGCCTGGATCCCAGCGATTGCCCTTCGGGCCCTTCTTGATCTCCACGCCGTCGGGGTTGTTGGACCCGACCTCGTGCAGCGCGCCCAGGTGCAGCACCACCAGCAGCAGCAGTACCAGCGGCAGGGCGATGACATGCAGGGCGAAGAAGCGGTTGAGGGTGGCGTCGCCGGGCAGGTAGTCGCCCATGATCCACTCGGTCAGCCCCTGCCCAATCACCGGGATCGCGCCGAACAGGGAAATGATGACCTTGGCGCCCCAGAACGACATCTGGCCCCACGGCAGCACGTAGCCCATGAAGGCCTCGGCCATCAGCACCAGGTAGATCAGCATGCCCAGGATCCACACCAGCTCGCGCGGCTTCTGGTAACTGCCGTACATCAGCCCGCGGAACATGTGCAGGTAGACGACGATGAAGAACAGCGAGGCGCCGGTGCTGTGCATGTAGCGGATCAGCCAGCCCCACTCCACGTCGCGCATGATGTACTCGACCGAGGCGAACGCCTCGGCGGCACTGGGCTTGAAGTGCATGGTCAGGAAGATCCCCGTCAGGATCTGGTTGACCAGCACTACCAGCGCAAGCGAGCCGAAGTAGTACCAGACGTTGAAGTTCTTCGGCGCGTAGTACTCGCTGACGTGCTTGCGGTAGACCGGCATCAGGCCGGGCGCGCGCTCGTTGATCCAGCTGGACACGCCACCCGCGGCGCGGGTCAGGAAATTGTTGGCCATGGTTACGCTGCCCCCTGCGGATCAACGCCGATGACGATGGTGTTGTCGTCCTGGTAGTGATGCGGCGGCACCAGCAG is a genomic window of Stenotrophomonas sp. Marseille-Q4652 containing:
- the nadC gene encoding carboxylating nicotinate-nucleotide diphosphorylase; this translates as MSPRPLPAVDPAQVEADVARALAEDIGTGDVTAALLPDLADIAYLLCKQDAVIAGRPWFDATHRALDPQVRIDWRVAEGDPVVAGTVLATLRGRSRSLVSAERTSLNFLQTLSGTATTTARYVQAVAGTGARILDTRKTLPGLRIAQKYAVRCGGGDNHRIGLFDTVMLKENHIRAAGSLTAAVHAARAQQPSLPLVVEVEDMEQLREALEVGCERILIDDFTADMRREAVRIAAGRIPLEVSGSVDLASVRAIAEDGVDCISIGGLTKHVQAIDLSLKLGPPPG
- a CDS encoding DUF2272 domain-containing protein, whose amino-acid sequence is MPFRHLALGLVLCVLAVPALAADVCDLPPRYGLSARAQAVIRTACNEHRLWYRSFIDREGRIARLEVTEAEAVDLSDQGMIAWQRVASYWREGGTLGAMAEIPGASSCEAPWGSRYLESDCRAFVLDNPWSAAFISWVMGRASVMGFQASPRHIDYIRQAFNPAPGAPYRLEDPATGKPEPGDLLCFLRDRDQPLGYAGLRQALAEDRTANWKTHCDVVVATNIGGDRTAYIIGGNVMNTVMMRMLPLDRAGRLQPATEGTGAATSVLHAECSPGQPQLCDLNRKDWAALLKLQSTIPAQPAR
- a CDS encoding DUF3301 domain-containing protein yields the protein MPSLILLMIAGAAVYGFWNSSRAAAERAGELGRNACRAADVQWLDQAVHATRLRLCRLPSGWLGFERTFNFEYSYDGIDRHSGRMVLRGDELVSFIGPGAARISQIRRDTGDAQDL
- a CDS encoding ClpXP protease specificity-enhancing factor gives rise to the protein MSEETFRMSSHRPYLLRALVEWINDNDLTPHILVDAGMPGVQVPSSAVKDGRVVLNIAERAVVRLHIDNEAVSFTARFSGVSFPVHVPIQAVLAVYARETGQGMALPDDIYGSDPTPPDDELPPDPPATPDDTPTPGKRPHLRVVK
- a CDS encoding glutathione S-transferase N-terminal domain-containing protein, giving the protein MAASVRMRNTLTLFSSNDDVLCHRVRLVLAAKGVTYDFVPVDAQNPPEDLIDLNPYHSVPTLVERELVLYAASVVSEYLDERYPHPPLMPVDPLSRARLRLAMLRIEHDWVPEVQAIQLGNKTQAEAGRKRLKELLTASVPLFKASKFFLNPEMSLADCAMAPIIWRLQSLDIPLPKDGKAIEDYGNRIFRNPGFIRSLTDQERKLRDLPA
- a CDS encoding cytochrome c1; this translates as MTDTWIVRLACVAALLFSGMASAAGGGSLMQAGNDLGDRASLQRGAQAYMNYCSGCHSLKYLRYSRMAEDLGLSEEEVMAHLNFTGAAVGEPIQVSMPKEQAEKWFGKMPPDLSLTARVRGSDWIYSYLKSFYLDESRPLGWNNTVFPNASMPNPLWQQQGLQHAAFGEPDASTGERPVLGLKVESAGTQSAQEFDQTVRDITNFLEYAGEPAAIKRQQLGVWVILFLALLTFLAYLVKKEYWKDVH
- a CDS encoding cytochrome bc complex cytochrome b subunit yields the protein MANNFLTRAAGGVSSWINERAPGLMPVYRKHVSEYYAPKNFNVWYYFGSLALVVLVNQILTGIFLTMHFKPSAAEAFASVEYIMRDVEWGWLIRYMHSTGASLFFIVVYLHMFRGLMYGSYQKPRELVWILGMLIYLVLMAEAFMGYVLPWGQMSFWGAKVIISLFGAIPVIGQGLTEWIMGDYLPGDATLNRFFALHVIALPLVLLLLVVLHLGALHEVGSNNPDGVEIKKGPKGNRWDPGKPADGIPFHPYYTVKDMVGVGFLLILAAFIIFFAPGFGGLFLEHDNFTEANRLVTPEHIKPVWYYTPYYAMLRVVPHKLSGVLVMFSAIAILFLVPWLDKARVKSIRYRGWISKVMLAMLAVCFVWLGVIGSGPGTAIWETWVGRVLTFLYFAFFITMPVWTRLDKTKPVPERVTTHD